The stretch of DNA CCCCGGCCGGCGTCGACAGCGTGGTCGCCGATGTTCACACGCTGCCGGGCGTGACCAGCAACATGACCGAGCTGCGGCCCTACAGCCTGGTGCGCACCGGTCCCGCCACCTACGTGCTACTGGTCAGCACCGGCTACAATTTCTCCAACGAAGCGGTAGTGCAACTGGTGGTGACCCACTAGGTGCATGGTTGAGATGCTCTTTTTGTAACTCCGTCCATGCCTCCAGCCGCCGCGCAGCGGCTGCCATGCGGTAAAATGGCAGACTCAGTCCGGCTATGCGCCGGACACCCTTTTCTGCCAACAGGTTCAACACTATGCTAGACAATCTGACACAACGCCTCGCCAAGGTCGTCAAGACCATGCGCGGCGAGGCCCGCCTGACCGAAACCAACACCGCCGAGATGCTGCGCGAAGTGCGCATGGCGCTGCTGGAGGCCGACGTCGCCCTGCCGGCGGTGCGCGACTTCATCGCCCGCGTCAAGGAAAAAGCCCTCGGCGAGGAAGTGCTGTCCTCGCTGTCGCCGGGCCAGGCCCTGGTCGGCGTGGTGCAGCGCGAGCTGGCCACCCTGATGGGTGCCGACCTCGGCCCGGAAGCGTCCCAGCTGAGCTTTGCCCAGCAGCCGCCCGCCATCATCCTGATGGCCGGTCTGCAAGGGGTCGGTAAAACCACCACCGTCGGCAAGCTGGCCAAGTATTTAAAAGAAGAAAAGAAAAAGAAAGTGCTGACCGTCTCGGCCGACGTCTACCGTCCGGCCGCAATCGCCCAGCTGCAATCGGTGACCGCGCAGGTGGGCGCCGACTTCTTCCCATCCACCGCGCAGGACAAGCCGGTCGACATCGCGCTGGCGGCGCTGGACTGGGCCAAGAAGCACTACCACGACGTGCTGATCATCGACACCGCCGGCCGCCTGGGTATCGATGAAGAGATGATGAAAGAGATCGCCGCCGTGCACAGCGCGGTCAAGCCGATCGAAACCCTGTTCGTGGTCGACGCCATGCTGGGCCAGGACGCCATCAACACCGCTAAGGCCTTCAACGACGCGCTGCCGCTGACCGGCATCGTGCTGACCAAGCTGGACGGCGACTCGCGCGGCGGCGCCGCGCTATCGGTGCGCCACATCACCGGCAAGCCGATCAAGTTTGCCGGCGTCTCGGAAAAGCTGGACGGCCTGGAAGCCTTCGATCCGACCCGCATGGCCAACCGCGTGCTGGGCATGGGCGACATCCTGGCGCTGGTGGAAGAAGCGCGCAAGGGCGTCGACGCCAAGGCCGCCGCCGACCTGGCCGCCAAGGTCAAGTCGGGTGGCAAATTTGACATGAACGACTTCAAGGCGCAGCTGGGCCAGATGAAGAAAATGGGCGGCATGGCCAGCCTGGTCGACAAGCTGCCGGCGCAGTTCCAGCAGGCCGCCGGCAACGCCAACATGGACCAGGCTGACAAGCAGGTGCGGCGCATGGTCGGCATCATCGATTCGATGACCAAGGCCGAACGCGCCAAGCCGGAACTGATCAAGGCCACCCGCAAACGCCGCATCGCGGCCGGCGCCGGGGTGCAGGTGCAAGAGGTCAACCGCATGCTGAACCAGTTCGAACAGATGCAGACCATGATGAAAAAACTGTCCGGCGGCGGCATGATGAAGATGATGCGCTCGATGAAGGGCATGATGCCGGGCATGCGCTAAGCCCTCCCTTAAGGGCGACACAGCCGCGCCGAAAGCGCGCTGCCCCACGTAAACCGGGCGTACGCCCCGTGTTTACGTGGTGTTTCCGGGAAAAAACGCGAAAAACACTTGCGTGCAGGTTAAATCCCCACCAATATTAGCCGGTGCGATCAATTGCGCAATTTTCCATGTGTTCGTTAAGGAGGCTCGAATATGGCAACAGCCAAAAAAACCCCAGCAGCACCCGCTAAGAAGCCTGCGGCCAAACCGGCCGCAAAGAAAGCAGTGGGCTCGACTGAAAAGTCGGGCGCAGTAAGCAAAGCAGCAGCGAAGCCAGCAGTGAAAAAAGCAGCACCGGCAGCACGCAAGCCAAACGCCGCCTTCATGAAAGCGTTGACCCCATCCGCATCGCTGGCCGCGATCGTCGGCGCCGAGCCTCTGCCGCGCACCGAAGTGACCAAAAAAGTGTGGGATTACATCAAGAAACTCGATCTGCAAGACCCGGCCAACCGTCGCAACATCAATGCGGACGACAAGCTGAAAGCCGTTTTCGGCGGCAAAGCCCAGGTTTCCATGTTCGAAATGACCAAGCTCATTTCCGATCACCTGAAATAATCGACGCCGCGGCCGCTGCCGCGCCCGGATGCCGTTATCGCGCAGGCGATAGCGGCATTTTTTTTATTTCCAGTTATTCCACGCGGCCAGCACCGCGTTCGGGTATTCCGGCTTGCCGCGGCTGCCGTTGTAGCGGCCCAGCGCCAGGTAGACGTTGCCGGCTTCCATATCGAGGTACATGCGCAGGATCGAGCAGCCGTAGCGCAGATTGGTCTGCATATTGAACAAGGCGCTGCGGTTGCGGTCGCCGATCACGTTGGTCCAGAACGGCATCACCTGCATGTAACCGCGCGCGCCGACGATCGACACCGCGTACTTGCGGTAGGCCGACTCCACTTGGATCAGGCCCAGCACCATGCCCGGATCGAGCCCGGCGCGGCGCGCTTCATACCAGACGGTGGCGAGGAATTCGGTGCGGGTCTGCTCGTCCGCCAGCTTACGCTTGAGGCGGTAGGACATGGTGTCCAGCCAGTTGCGGTAGCGCGCCTCGTCCGACGGGTTGCGGAAACTCGGGGTCGGCGGCGTGGCGTCCTTGATGGCGTTCGACAGCGCCAGCCGCACCGAGTCGGCCAGCGCTTCTTCCTTCTGGTTGCCGGCCAGCGTCAGCGGCGCCGCGCAAGCCAGAACCAGCGCCAGCAACCACCGTCGCGCCCGCGCACGCGGGCGCCCATGCCGCGCGGCTGCAATGACGCCGCATGGATTCCCGCCTGCGCGGGAATGACAGCTGCGGTACATCACTGCGCCATTTTGCCTTTGATGAAGGCCACCACCTCGGCCACCGGCACGGCGGTCGCTTCGGTGTCGCGGCGGCCCTGGTATTCCAGGTTGCCTTCCTTCAGGCCGCGGTCGCCGATCACCACGCGGTGCGGCACGCCGATCAGCTCCCAGTCGGCAAACATCTGGCCCGGACGCTGGCCACGGTCGTCAATGATGACATCGATGCCGGCAGCAACGGCGTCGGCATACAGCTGCTCGGCCGCTTGCTTGACCGCTTCGCTGCGGTCCATGCCCATCGGGCACAGCACCAACTCGAACGGCGCCAGCGAGGCCGGCCAGATGATGCCCTTGTCGTCGAAGTTCTGTTCGATGGCGGCGCCCAGGATGCGCGTCACGCCGATGCCGTAGCAGCCCATCTGCAGCGGCGCCGGTTTGCCGTTCTCGTCCAGGAAAGTGGCTTTCATGGCTTCCGAGTACGCCGTGCCCAGCTGGAACACGTGCCCCACTTCGATGCCGCGCTCGATCGCCAGCACGCCCTGGCCGTCCGGCGAGGCGTCGCCTTCGACCACGTTGCGCAGGTCCAGCACCAGGTCCGGCTCGGCGCAGTCGCGGCCCCAGTTGGCGCCGGTGTAGTGGTAGCCGGCGTCGTTCGCGCCGCAGACGAAGTCGGCCATGTTGGCGACCGTGCGGTCGGCCACCACGGTGACCGGCGCCTTGGTGCCGATCGGGCCCAGGTAGCCCGGCACGCAGCCGTAGACTTCCAGGATCTCGGCTTCGGTCGAGAAGCGGTGCGCGGCCAGACCCGGCACTTTGCCGACCTTGACCTCGTTCAGTTCGTGGTCGCCACGCAACAACAACATGAAATACTGTTTAGCCAGTTTGCCGTCGGTTTCGGTCTCGACGGTCAGCGCCAGTGTCTTGACGGTCTGCGCCAGCGGCAGCTTGAGCTGCTCGGCCACCAGTTCGCACTTGGTGGCGTTGGGCGTTTCGACCTTGCTCAGCGGCTGCGCTGCGGCCGGACGGGTGGCGTTGACCGGCAAGGCTTCGGCCGCTTCCATATTGGCGGCGTAGTCCGAGGTCGGGCAGTACACCAGCGCATCTTCGCCGGTGCTGGCGATGACGTGGAATTCGTGCGACCCGCTGCCACCGATCGCGCCGTTATCGGCTGCTACCGCACGGAACTTCAAACCAAAGCGGTTGAAAATACGGGTGTAGGCGTCATACATGATCTTGTACGAAGCCTGCATGCCGGCCAGATCGCGGTCGAACGAGTACGCATCCTTCATGGTGAACTCGCGGCCGCGCATCAGGCCGAAGCGTGGACGGCGTTCGTCGCGGAATTTGGTCTGGATGTGGTAAAAATTCAACGGAAGTTGACGGTACGATTTGATTTCCGAACGCACCACATCGGTGATCACTTCCTCGGCGGTCGGCTGGAAGGCGAATTCGCGGCCGTGACGGTCCTTGATGCGCAGCAGTTCGGCGCCCATCTTGTCCCAGCGGCCGGTTTCCTGCCACAGCTCGGCCGGCTGGATCAGGGGCATCAGCAGCTCGATGCCGCCCGATTGGTTCATTTCTTCACGCACGATGGCTTCCACCTTGCGGATGATTTTGAGGCCGATCGGCATGTAGGTGTAGATACCGGAACCGAGGCGTTTGATCATGCCGGCGCGCATCATTAACTGATGGCTGACGACTTCGGCATCGGACGGAGCTTCTTTAAGCGTGGAAATAAAAAAACGTGACGCGCGCATACGGTGAATTCTTTTTAAAAAGAGAGAGTTATAATCAACCTAATTTTAAAGGATTAGCTGGCTGATGCACCCATACTTTATACAAATGCGTTCAAATCAGGGCCCTCCGGCCGTTTTCGTACCCCGAAAACCGCGCCGGCGTGCCGTTTTGTGGGCAAAAATATAAGACAGGGAGCACGGTCGCAGAAAGTTTGAGGTGCAATATGCTCGATCGTGAAGGGTTCCGGCCCAACGTCGGCATCATCCTGCTGAACGCCCAGAACGAGGTGTGGTGGGGCAAGCGGGTGCGTGAGCACTCATGGCAGTTTCCGCAAGGGGGCATCAAATACGGTGAAACGCCGGAGCAGGCGATGTACCGCGAGCTGGAAGAGGAAATCGGTCTGCGGGCCGAGCACGTCAAGATCGTCGGTCGCACCCGCGACTGGCTGCGCTATGAGGTGCCGGACCATTTCATCAAGCGGGAAATCCGCGGCCACTACCGGGGCCAGAAGCAGATCTGGTTCCTGTTGCGGATGTGTGCGCGCGACAACGACGTCAATCTGCGCCTGACCGACCACCCGGAGTTCGACGCCTGGCGCTGGCACGATTACTGGGTGCCGCTGGACGTGGTGATCGAGTTCAAGCGCGAGGTCTACCAGCGTGCCTTGCAGGAATTGTCGCGCTTCCTGAGCTGGCCGGCCAACGGCCATGATCGCCGCCACCACGGCTCGCGCTACCTGCGCCAGCCGCACGCGCCGCGCGCTCCCCAAGGCGCCGGCGGGGCCAACGACGCCAAGCCGGCGCTGGAAACGGCGGTCGGCGACTGCGGCTGCGACGACAAGCCGGAAGGCGACACCAACAGCGCATGATGCCAAAAAAGCGGGACAGTCTGACTGTCCCGCTTTTTTTCCGTACAATGGCGGCCTATGTTCAATCCTTCATCCGACGATGTGCGCCGCTTCTTCTGCGAAGCCTACCGCAAGCAGCAGGCCAACGCCATCCTGAGCCCGATCGAGACCATGGCGGCCGACTGGATCCGCCACCATCCCGAATACCACGACGTGCTGGCCGACGTCGAAACGGCGCTGACGCGCAACTACCAGGTCGAAGGCGCCCAGGCCAATCCCTTCCTGCATCTGTCGATGCACTTGTCGATTGACGAGCAGATCTCGATCGACCAGCCGCCCGGCATCCGCGCGCTGGCGACAGCGCTGACGCTGAAGCTGGACGACGCCCACGCGGCGCAGCACGAAATCATGGAATGCCTGGGCGAGATGATCTGGAACGCCCAGCGCAGCGGCACCCCGCCGGACGCCGCCGCCTACCTCGAAGCCATCCAGCGCCGCCTGTAAACCCGGGTTCCGAAGTTCGAAGTTTAGCGGTGGGTGGCCAGGGTGCCCGGCAGGCTGTGCAGGTAAGCCGCCAGGTCCTGGATGTCCTGGTTGCTCAACGGCTTGACCTGGCCGGTCATGATGGCGTTGCTGCGGCCGTTGGCGCTGTCGCCGCGCTGGTAGGCTTTCAGCGCGTGCACCAGGTAGTCGCGGTGCTGGCCGGCCAGTTTCGGATAGCTGGGGTCGATCGGCGTATTGAAGTCCTTGCCGTGGCAGCTAAAGCAGGCGTATTTCTCGGTCAGCGCCTTGCCGGCGTCGATGTTGCCGGCCGCGTGGGCGCCGGCGGCGATCAGGGCGCAGGCGACCGCGGCGATGGTGTTTTTCATGAATGCACTCCTCATTTCGGGTCCGCCGTGCGGGTCTGCGCCGCATAGAATGCCGCCACATCGGCGATGTCCTGGTCGCTCAGGCTGGCGGCGATGCCGCGCATCGACGGGTGCTTGCGCGCCCCTTTTTTATAATCCTGCAGCGCGTTCTCGATGTACTTGGCCGACTGGCCGCCGATCATCGGGACCGGAAACACTTCGGGGAAGGTGGCCTTGTAGCCGGGAATGCCATGGCAGCCAATGCACATTTCGATCTTGGCTTTGGCGTTCTGGACGTTGCCCACAACCTCCGCGGCGACGGCGACGTGGGCGACTTGGGTGATCGCTGCGAGCACGAGGAGTGCGGTGAGTTTTTTCATGGTGTCTCTAAGTAAGTAATCGGACAAGCGCGGTACTGCGATCTCGGATACTTCTACCACGGGTCAAGTGTATTGACTTTTGTTCTATATGCTCAAGGATTCTAACCCAAGTATTTTTTAGAAACAACACGCGCTGCCGTGCGGACCGAGCCCCCACTCTAGCGTTTCCTTCTATACTGTTTTATCTTTTCTCCACCGGGATATCCGCATGACCGCCGCTCGCTTTGAAGGTTCCGCCCAATACGTCGCCACCGCCGACCTGAAACTGGCCGTCAACGCCGCCCTCACCCTGCAGCGCCCGCTGCTGATCAAGGGCGAGCCGGGCACCGGCAAGACCATGCTGGCCGAGGAGGTCGCCGCCGCGCTCGACCGCCCCTTGCTGCAATGGCACATCAAGTCCACCACCAAGGCGCAGCAGGGCCTGTACGAGTACGACGCCGTCTCGCGCCTGCGCGATTCGCAGCTGGGCGACGAGCGGGTGCGCGACATCCACAACTACATCGTCAAGGGCGTGCTGTGGCAGGCGTTTACCGCGCCGGAACCGGTGGTGCTGCTGATCGATGAGATCGACAAGGCCGATATCGAGTTCCCCAACGATTTGTTGCGCGAGCTGGACCGCATGGAGTTCTATGTCTACGAGACCCGCGAAATGGTGCAGGCGGTGCACCGGCCGCTGGTGATCATCACCTCCAACAACGAGAAGGAGCTGCCGGACGCCTTCCTGCGCCGCTGTTTCTTCCACTACATCAAGTTCCCCGACCGCGATACGATGGCGCAGATCGTCCAG from Duganella dendranthematis encodes:
- a CDS encoding DUF1841 family protein, which translates into the protein MFNPSSDDVRRFFCEAYRKQQANAILSPIETMAADWIRHHPEYHDVLADVETALTRNYQVEGAQANPFLHLSMHLSIDEQISIDQPPGIRALATALTLKLDDAHAAQHEIMECLGEMIWNAQRSGTPPDAAAYLEAIQRRL
- a CDS encoding RNA pyrophosphohydrolase; the encoded protein is MLDREGFRPNVGIILLNAQNEVWWGKRVREHSWQFPQGGIKYGETPEQAMYRELEEEIGLRAEHVKIVGRTRDWLRYEVPDHFIKREIRGHYRGQKQIWFLLRMCARDNDVNLRLTDHPEFDAWRWHDYWVPLDVVIEFKREVYQRALQELSRFLSWPANGHDRRHHGSRYLRQPHAPRAPQGAGGANDAKPALETAVGDCGCDDKPEGDTNSA
- a CDS encoding c-type cytochrome, which produces MKNTIAAVACALIAAGAHAAGNIDAGKALTEKYACFSCHGKDFNTPIDPSYPKLAGQHRDYLVHALKAYQRGDSANGRSNAIMTGQVKPLSNQDIQDLAAYLHSLPGTLATHR
- a CDS encoding proline--tRNA ligase, which produces MRASRFFISTLKEAPSDAEVVSHQLMMRAGMIKRLGSGIYTYMPIGLKIIRKVEAIVREEMNQSGGIELLMPLIQPAELWQETGRWDKMGAELLRIKDRHGREFAFQPTAEEVITDVVRSEIKSYRQLPLNFYHIQTKFRDERRPRFGLMRGREFTMKDAYSFDRDLAGMQASYKIMYDAYTRIFNRFGLKFRAVAADNGAIGGSGSHEFHVIASTGEDALVYCPTSDYAANMEAAEALPVNATRPAAAQPLSKVETPNATKCELVAEQLKLPLAQTVKTLALTVETETDGKLAKQYFMLLLRGDHELNEVKVGKVPGLAAHRFSTEAEILEVYGCVPGYLGPIGTKAPVTVVADRTVANMADFVCGANDAGYHYTGANWGRDCAEPDLVLDLRNVVEGDASPDGQGVLAIERGIEVGHVFQLGTAYSEAMKATFLDENGKPAPLQMGCYGIGVTRILGAAIEQNFDDKGIIWPASLAPFELVLCPMGMDRSEAVKQAAEQLYADAVAAGIDVIIDDRGQRPGQMFADWELIGVPHRVVIGDRGLKEGNLEYQGRRDTEATAVPVAEVVAFIKGKMAQ
- a CDS encoding lytic transglycosylase domain-containing protein, coding for MLALVLACAAPLTLAGNQKEEALADSVRLALSNAIKDATPPTPSFRNPSDEARYRNWLDTMSYRLKRKLADEQTRTEFLATVWYEARRAGLDPGMVLGLIQVESAYRKYAVSIVGARGYMQVMPFWTNVIGDRNRSALFNMQTNLRYGCSILRMYLDMEAGNVYLALGRYNGSRGKPEYPNAVLAAWNNWK
- a CDS encoding AAA family ATPase, which encodes MTAARFEGSAQYVATADLKLAVNAALTLQRPLLIKGEPGTGKTMLAEEVAAALDRPLLQWHIKSTTKAQQGLYEYDAVSRLRDSQLGDERVRDIHNYIVKGVLWQAFTAPEPVVLLIDEIDKADIEFPNDLLRELDRMEFYVYETREMVQAVHRPLVIITSNNEKELPDAFLRRCFFHYIKFPDRDTMAQIVQVHYPHLKQELLAQALQTFYEVRDVQGLKKKPSTSEFLDWLKLLMAEDIPPAALRSQDQKAIVPPLHGALLKNEQDIHLFERLIAMARHNR
- the ffh gene encoding signal recognition particle protein yields the protein MLDNLTQRLAKVVKTMRGEARLTETNTAEMLREVRMALLEADVALPAVRDFIARVKEKALGEEVLSSLSPGQALVGVVQRELATLMGADLGPEASQLSFAQQPPAIILMAGLQGVGKTTTVGKLAKYLKEEKKKKVLTVSADVYRPAAIAQLQSVTAQVGADFFPSTAQDKPVDIALAALDWAKKHYHDVLIIDTAGRLGIDEEMMKEIAAVHSAVKPIETLFVVDAMLGQDAINTAKAFNDALPLTGIVLTKLDGDSRGGAALSVRHITGKPIKFAGVSEKLDGLEAFDPTRMANRVLGMGDILALVEEARKGVDAKAAADLAAKVKSGGKFDMNDFKAQLGQMKKMGGMASLVDKLPAQFQQAAGNANMDQADKQVRRMVGIIDSMTKAERAKPELIKATRKRRIAAGAGVQVQEVNRMLNQFEQMQTMMKKLSGGGMMKMMRSMKGMMPGMR
- a CDS encoding c-type cytochrome; protein product: MKKLTALLVLAAITQVAHVAVAAEVVGNVQNAKAKIEMCIGCHGIPGYKATFPEVFPVPMIGGQSAKYIENALQDYKKGARKHPSMRGIAASLSDQDIADVAAFYAAQTRTADPK
- a CDS encoding SWIB/MDM2 domain-containing protein, with product MATAKKTPAAPAKKPAAKPAAKKAVGSTEKSGAVSKAAAKPAVKKAAPAARKPNAAFMKALTPSASLAAIVGAEPLPRTEVTKKVWDYIKKLDLQDPANRRNINADDKLKAVFGGKAQVSMFEMTKLISDHLK